aaactgcaattttttaactgcattaaaactgttaagtgttggagtccatcaaagtccattaaaatgagaaaaatcctggaatgttttcctccaaaaacacaatttcttctcgactgaacaaagaaagacatcaacagtctagatgacatggtggtgagcaaactatctggattttttttaagaaaatggactaatcctttaagatagATGTAGCACCTTGATCCTTGAGAAACAATGCTTCGTTTCGCCGTGTCCAAGTGGTTTATAGCTCTCTCTATccgtctctctttctctctccgaAAATGTTGTAACTTATGGCATTAGGAGGTACATAATTACAGTGATGATCACTTCTGTCAAATCCATACTATTGTGGCGCCATGTGTTGTTTACGTGTGTAccaatgtttgtgtgttttaaagTGTGTGTATGACTGGGAGACGCTACACGTGGCTTTGTGAGACTTTTGTTTAGGCTTTGGTTTTCGGAGAAGTTGTGGAAGTGTGAGGAACGCTGGCTGTGGGTTTTGACAGTGGTTGGTCAGATGCTGGTATCATCGGCTGCACGCTGGATTCATCTAAATGAGAGATGCTGGTACTTGCGGTTTGGTTGTTTTACGCAACGCTGATTCTCATACATCAGTCATACAGCTGAAACTGTTTTCAGACGCTTGTGTACTGCGAGACCAAAACACAAAGGAAAGTTTAGGTGTAAAATATCACTTTGAgtctatttttttctttatttttataaatgtattgtgAATGTATGTAACTATCTATTTGCTATAATGTAtgtagcagacacttttatacaaagtgaCGTACAAAAGTGAGAAAAACAGCAAAGCGATTCATTATAGGAAAGCAAAGTTTTAATTTAGAAAGTTTAAGCATACTTTCGAGCTAAACCTGTTTGGGGAGAGAGAAAGATTAGAACTTAAaagggacattttacaagacttttttaggatgtaaaataaatctttggtgcttctagagtacgtatgtgaaattttagctcaaaataccatatagataatttattatagcatgttaaaattgtaaaaatgtacTGTTTCTGGGTgtgcccttttaaatgcaaatgagctgatgaaatgcaaacactgatcgccataatggtgttTTTTTATAGAAACTAAATTATGCCATCAAtgattttctctttctttctgcactaaatggcagtgccgtggttggatagtgcagattaaggggcagtattattataattagatccccttctgacatcacaaggggagccacattttaaTTACCTATCTTTTCACcggcttgcagagaatggttgttactgggttgttctttatcatattttctaggttgatagaagcactggggaccgaattgtagcacttaaacatgaaaaaagtctgattttcatgatatgtcccctttaaaaagtaatttttgacTCAACCAGGGATTCAAGCAACCCATGTAAggaatatactgtatattaacaCTAAGTTACATTGTGGAATATGTCTTTGACTTTCtaatacagtacatacataGACAGAGCAGAGCAAAACAGAGAAGTTCTCTTGCATATGTtcatgaacaagacattggCTGCTTCTCAATACGCGTTCTtaagcgatcttgcgtccttgtgttcATCATTAACCGTCaaattcaattccaattctcaagaacgcaagtacagaggacgcatgaaaattcccggatgtgttcttgatatcgaggatgcatcgagtgcagacttaggcgctgaaatcgctttatgctccagaagtcattgcggtaaaacaatggcggaggtcaggtgaccaacaggaaggaGTAGACCTTCGAGTCGTTCTTCCTAGGTTGCccggcaagaccgatctccatgAGAatgcaagtccgttctttgcgttccttgaattgagaaacagacAATATCTCCAAACCACAGCTTTTCCCAGGGCATTTTTTTAGCCTTACAGTCTATACAGCAGTGGTCCCCAACATGGTGCCCACgggcaccaggttgcccgcaTAGATACCCCGTTTACACGAAGGAAAGACGCATATATTTCCCTGCGGTTTGGCCTGTCATTTACACGAAAACCGCGTTTTTATTACAGAAAACGATTATTTCTAAAACCTCCGGCCAAAGTGGATATTTCTGATTACCCCGGTTATGTGTTGCCGTGTCAACTGGGAGAAACGGGGTTTTAGGTTCTTAAACGTCACATTTTGCGCCAGAAAATGTTTAACGTCATGAGAGCGCCCTTACAGTTTGTTTGGCTACTGATCAATCAGGTTTATtatggctgaatcccaaaccgcctacttccatactatatagtatgtaaaaagcactactttgcgtactatatagtatggaagtaggcggtttgggattcagcccaTGTTTGCTGTTATGAAAGGAACAGGAAGTCGCTCGTGTTCTTCGTTGGTGTCGATTCTGACGATTTTGATTGGCTTGCATGGCTGTATTACCCTTCCTACACTGCCTCCCACAGGTTTGGCATAGTTATTATGCCGCTCGACGGCGGATTTATGCGGGTTGATGTgaatggaaagtttttttgaAAACGATGTTGTGTGCACGATGTTATTATTGAAAACGGAGGCGGGAAAGTATTCGTTTCTCAAAATACCCGGCTATGTGTAAATGTAGCCAGAGTCTGcgagttgcccgccaaagcacattctactaactaatagcctcaattttaatatttatttattacatattttttatattttcttgcctacttttatgcatgttaaaggtgcccttcctCGGTcgttatttattgttttatactgttgtctgaggtctactcatgacgtttgcgtggtttttacatccaaaaacatcaaaagcaataagtaataggccaTTTTGTACCCTGGTTTTGAGGCTGGTTTGAGAAATGATTATGTTTAAGCAAAGTATTATGTGCGTTCAGCCATCCTTGCCGTAATTTGAACTACACGTATCATGTGGGCGTGGTCTCAAGTTGAAGAGCTCATGAATAGTAATGAGCTTGATCAATTCCAAGTCACACTGATCAGCTTTTCTAATTGACCTGATTTCTCTGCTTATTTCTTTTTATTGGCTATAGCTGACAGAGGAGGTAGAAGTTAATTATTACATTCACGACACAAAACACATATAGACCCGAATACATATCATATAATACTAGTACAAACGGTTTTATGTGGAAGGGCTCCTTTAACATTTTAAGCAATGACAAaacatcaacaagtaaaataaaataaaatcaatgagCAAAACAAAAGTAGACTATATAAAAAAAGTAGCcgtccagattgttttatccattgtggtagcccttgctcacaaaaaggttggagacccctgcttaCATTATGTCTGTGTTTCACGTTCACTAAAAGTCTGAAAGACCAATTTGAGTatacaaaaatacagtacaAACATCAACCATCACGTACAGTATATGAGCTACCAGTAAACCGCACCTTCCAGTCACCCTGTGGTCATCGAAAGGAGAGAAACATAAGACGTCTAACCTTTCCACATCCTGATCCAATAACATTCACATGGTGCTTTCCCTACTGTTTATACGTCCCCTGCATATCTCACCACCGGCATGAGCAATGCTTTCATGATTTACCCTGCCTCAGCAGAGACATAAAGTCCCCTTCCTCGCAACCTCATGGTTTCTGTATAGCGGTCTCTTTTGATAGATGGCCCTGTTTATTTGCATGAGCATTCTGGGACTGGTGTAAAAGTAAACAGCGTTAATGGTGACGCTGACTGGAGGAGATACGGGTGATTAATTCATTCCTTTCTGCCACCATGCGAGAGTTTACTGTAGCTTTTGAACCAGATGATTCCTGTCCATCATACAGATATGGAGATTGCCGcagtttgtttatttctttattaatGCCGTCCCATACATGGCGATATATTTTATGATGAGAAGTGGTTCAGCTAAAGTCAATCTACGCACAGGTTGGGTaaggacaatttggcatctccggcatgtttttggactgtgggaggaaattggagtacccggagtaaacccaagCTGACACAAGACGAACATGCCAACTTCACACAGAAAGATTTCCAAACCCAGTCAGACCTTCTTGCTGTAACAGTGTAACCCCCCAAGTTTTCCATTTGATAACTATGTTTCATATGCATAattttatgtctttatattgtTTGTCTTCACAAACTTACTTAACCTTACGCTTGCATAATTCTAGCTTAATTGCTTGTTTTTAATGAAGTGTAAATGGTCCTTTATGGTGTTGTTCAGCTTCAGGCTATCTTCAGGCTCTTTATGTTGGTCTGTCCTAAAACATCCACTAAAAATTCTTGTGGGCGGTAACAGGCGCAACTGGGAAAGACCGTGTCTTTTAAGTACATAAAATACTGTGCTTTTATTATCAATTTACCAGATAAAAGAGCAAAAAAGAGCGATAACACGTACAGAACGGACAATGCCAGTGGTTGTAGAGTATCAGAAATGTCAAAGGTTATCAATGTTGAGGGTTATCTAAAGAGGGCGCCTTGAAAAACAGGAGTGAGAGTCTTTAGACCAAAGGCAGGTTTAAGTTTATCAGCATTACATAAGTACTGCTCtgctttttaagaaaatacgCTATATACACAAAGAGTAAAGAAACCAGTAAAGTATCATTAAAACACTGCATGAGGTAAATACCAGtgtggtttgtttgtttgaagcaCTAAAACgtctttttcatcttttcttaGAATGTTCTGGAAGCTGGCAATACCTATCATCCTGGCATGGACTCTTTCTGTATCAACAGAAACCAAGAAGCCACGCCCCCAGGGATCTATCCCGTCCCCGTACAAGCCTAAGGGCAACCATGTATCATCGCCATCTCTGTCATTGATGCCCCAGCATACATCCTCACGACGGCAGAAGGGTAAACACGACATGTTGTCGTCGAGTCGCGAAGCCCTGGTGGTCACCGAGCGGAAGTACCTGAAGAGCGACTGGTGCAAAACGCAGCCGTTACGTCAAACGGTGAGCCTGGAGGGCTGCGTGAGCCGAACCGTCATCAACCGCTTTTGCTACGGCCAGTGCAACTCTTTCTACATCCCACGTCACCTGACGTCTCAATCCTCGTCGCATCGAAGACGAAAAACGGCACCCGACCACAACAATTCATTTCAGTCTTGCGCTTTCTGCCGGCCGAGCCGAATAACCACGGTTACCGTACGGCTTCACTGTCCTGGCCTACAGCCACCATACAGACAGCGAAAAGTACAGCGCATTAAGCAGTGCAAGTGCGTGTCTGTTAACGTCAATGCGGCGCATTGAGACAAGTTGCTTAGAAAAGTTACCACGTTACATGGATATGGTCGGACAAAGTTTTTACTGAAAGAGTTCCTTATTTGACTGGAAAAGCAGTAAAATTCAGGGCATTCAGTCAGTTTGTGAAATATATGCCAAAGACAACAAAACCACAAGGACATGGCTACTTTTAATACGCCGGGACTTTATCGCAGCATGCTAAGCAGAATGTTGAATTGCTGCCGAGGAGCGCTGGAAACAGAGCTGGATATTTGATTCATTTTATACACGAAGAAAATTTTGAAAAGCCAATGAACTGTTTGAAACTGTATCAAAAATATAAGAATgaaactgtatttttattttaaatggatGCATATTGATTTTTTATTCCATATTTCATGTTTGACCTTTGACCTATGTCCTTTATCATTTTAACATAGCATTTGTCCCCCCTGAGGTTTTATCTCAGTATTCTGCTATATCGCAGTACTGCTGGTTCTCTATTAGTTAACTGAGAGCAGTAAAAATGGTTTATCTACCATCTATCTTGTCCTCTCTATCCAGCTTTTGTATTTAAGTACTAACGGAGGACTAGAAAAGATGAATGGATGACTGTGGACCTTATCAACAAAAAGGGGTTCACTATATTTTTACTACAGTAATACAGGCAGGGGGACTAAACAATGTTTTGACTCACTTCTAGAAATGTTGTAGTCAAGTTGTAGTCGTTTGGTTTTATGATAATTCATAATGTAAAcagaagccgtttctcaatgtcaaggatacttccttggcaggactagtccttacaagtcacttccttcagattctaggcgaggctccttttaagcattcggagaacacgttaaatggaacaggctagcaagtgcacgtcattacgtcattgcgtgattgaaaggtgtgctttcggtgctgcgcgcataggattgtgggtgatttccgtgcgtgaagagcgcgaaggatacaaatttgcatcctttcctgtacatgggatatttctcgaacgaaggactcagtccttggctgaaatttcaaggatcctcgacattggaacagtccttagacggacgtcgatgacgtagcatcctcgaaattttagcttccgaggatccctccttgacattgagaaacggctagagatttttaaaatatttaccataagtcacacaaacagacacattATTGTAATGACAATATTTAACAAAATAGCCACATTGTGTAGATAATGGATTTTATATGACAAATCAACCATAGaaaaagtataaatatatatagtgaaatatataatgaaatcttttaaaaataaaaattgtttatttcaaatgacactATGTTTCATTTTCAATGCTTTTCATGTGAGCAAGAAGTGATATTGTATTATTCACACTTCGACTGCTATAttgcaagtttatttttttactgtaactATGTTAATATTACTGCAACAGTAACATAGAAATAACCACAAAGATCTGTAATAAAATATGAAGCCTTTGACTTCCTTAAttgaaaaaacatttatctAACTATACACTTTATTACACTGGTAACTATTGACAGCTGCTgtacacacaactcaattcagATTGAAGGATGGtgtcattttataaaacaaaactatTTTCAGAATGTTTGCATACGTTGTGCAACAATCAttacaataaacaaataaaacataaaagttATGACTAGTTATGAATTATGATGAACTAGTTGAATAAATAAGACCTTGGACCACAAACCCAGTTATAAGGGTACATTTTTCtaaatgatttatacatcacatGAAAGctgaattaaagggatagt
This is a stretch of genomic DNA from Misgurnus anguillicaudatus chromosome 7, ASM2758022v2, whole genome shotgun sequence. It encodes these proteins:
- the grem2a gene encoding gremlin-2, whose translation is MFWKLAIPIILAWTLSVSTETKKPRPQGSIPSPYKPKGNHVSSPSLSLMPQHTSSRRQKGKHDMLSSSREALVVTERKYLKSDWCKTQPLRQTVSLEGCVSRTVINRFCYGQCNSFYIPRHLTSQSSSHRRRKTAPDHNNSFQSCAFCRPSRITTVTVRLHCPGLQPPYRQRKVQRIKQCKCVSVNVNAAH